The Iamia majanohamensis genome window below encodes:
- the carA gene encoding glutamine-hydrolyzing carbamoyl-phosphate synthase small subunit — protein sequence MSRRDVRPALLVLADGEVFEGEALGAPPPTGIATGEVVFNTVLSGYQEVISDPSYAGQVVTFTYPHIGNYGATGADDESPRPACRGVIVREPARRRSSWRSDQDLDAWLAGHDVPAIGGIDTRRLTRHIRDRGAVPGAFGPLGEAPDGSIVDKTALRAAAAAEPGTEGVDLVAQVTTAEPYTVGDGPHRVVAYDFGIKTTILRHLSGIATVEVVPASTPAEEVLARRPDGVFLSNGPGDPATVPYAVEAVGALVGEVPVFGICLGNQLLGRAIGAETVKLPFGHHGGNHPVRDVRTGRIDITSQNHSFAVAADSLPAGAALTHVNLNDGVCEGFALPAERAFAVQHHPEAGPGPHDAAHLFAAFDEMMGGA from the coding sequence GTGAGCCGCCGCGACGTCCGCCCCGCCCTGCTGGTGCTGGCCGACGGGGAGGTGTTCGAGGGCGAGGCCCTCGGCGCCCCGCCGCCCACCGGCATCGCCACCGGCGAGGTGGTGTTCAACACCGTGCTCTCCGGCTACCAGGAGGTCATCTCGGACCCCTCCTACGCCGGGCAGGTGGTCACCTTCACCTACCCCCACATCGGCAACTACGGGGCCACGGGGGCCGACGACGAGAGCCCCCGGCCCGCGTGCCGGGGCGTCATCGTGCGCGAGCCCGCCCGCCGCCGGTCCAGCTGGCGCAGCGACCAGGACCTCGACGCCTGGCTGGCCGGCCACGACGTGCCCGCCATCGGCGGCATCGACACCCGCCGCCTCACCCGTCACATCCGGGACCGGGGGGCGGTGCCGGGCGCCTTCGGCCCGCTGGGCGAGGCGCCCGACGGCTCGATCGTCGACAAGACCGCGCTGCGGGCCGCGGCTGCGGCCGAGCCCGGTACCGAGGGCGTCGACCTGGTCGCCCAGGTCACCACGGCCGAGCCCTACACCGTCGGCGACGGCCCCCACCGGGTGGTGGCCTACGACTTCGGCATCAAGACCACCATCCTCCGCCACCTCTCGGGCATCGCCACCGTCGAGGTGGTGCCGGCGTCGACGCCGGCCGAGGAGGTCCTCGCCCGCCGGCCCGACGGCGTGTTCCTGTCCAACGGCCCCGGCGACCCCGCCACCGTGCCCTACGCGGTGGAGGCCGTCGGGGCCCTGGTCGGCGAGGTGCCGGTGTTCGGCATCTGCCTGGGCAACCAGCTGCTGGGCCGGGCCATCGGCGCCGAGACGGTGAAGCTGCCCTTCGGCCACCACGGGGGCAACCACCCCGTCCGCGACGTCCGCACCGGGCGCATCGACATCACCAGCCAGAACCACAGCTTCGCGGTGGCCGCCGACTCGCTGCCGGCCGGCGCCGCGCTCACCCACGTCAACCTCAACGACGGGGTGTGCGAGGGCTTCGCCCTCCCGGCCGAGAGGGCCTTCGCCGTGCAGCACCACCCCGAGGCCGGGCCCGGCCCCCACGACGCGGCCCACCTCTTCGCCGCCTTCGACGAGATGATGGGAGGGGCCTGA
- a CDS encoding aspartate carbamoyltransferase catalytic subunit: MRHLLDTAALGRDDVEELLDLTDAFVEVSARSVPKVPALRGRTVASLFFEDSTRTRLSFETAAKRLSADTMTFSVSSSSVNKGESLRDTALTIEAMGVDAVVVRHRCSGAPHRVASWIDASVVNGGDGWHDHPTQGLLDAYTLRSRLGPLDGCRVAVVGDVKHSRVARADVHALTALGARVTLVAPPTLLPPSLAGWPVEVSHDLDAVLGDVDCVALLRMQRERMTEALVPSLREYTSRFGLTAARARRLGPDVVVMHPGPMNRGVEIAPEVADDPRAVIVDQVRNGVAVRMAVLFRLLGAEARPVAEAADLTGRAGAEGAAPDPPRTGRSPRTPEPAEVPRG; encoded by the coding sequence GTGAGGCACCTGCTCGACACCGCCGCCCTCGGGCGCGACGACGTGGAGGAGCTGCTCGACCTCACCGACGCCTTCGTCGAGGTCAGCGCCCGGTCCGTGCCCAAGGTGCCGGCCCTGCGGGGCCGCACCGTGGCCTCGCTCTTCTTCGAGGACTCGACCCGCACCCGGCTGTCGTTCGAGACCGCGGCCAAGCGGCTCTCGGCCGACACCATGACCTTCAGCGTGTCCAGCTCGTCGGTCAACAAGGGCGAGTCGCTGCGCGACACCGCCCTCACCATCGAGGCCATGGGCGTCGACGCCGTGGTGGTCCGCCACCGCTGCTCGGGCGCACCCCACCGGGTGGCGTCGTGGATCGACGCCAGCGTGGTCAACGGCGGCGACGGCTGGCACGACCACCCGACCCAGGGCCTCCTCGACGCCTACACCCTCCGCTCCCGGCTGGGGCCGCTCGACGGCTGCCGGGTGGCGGTCGTGGGCGACGTCAAGCACTCCCGGGTGGCCCGGGCCGACGTACACGCCCTGACCGCCCTCGGCGCCCGGGTCACCCTGGTGGCCCCGCCCACGCTCCTGCCCCCGTCGCTGGCGGGCTGGCCGGTGGAGGTCAGCCACGACCTCGACGCCGTGCTGGGCGACGTCGACTGCGTGGCCCTGCTGCGGATGCAGCGCGAGCGCATGACCGAGGCCCTGGTGCCCAGCCTGCGGGAGTACACGTCCCGCTTCGGGCTCACCGCGGCCCGGGCCCGGCGGCTCGGCCCCGACGTGGTGGTGATGCACCCCGGGCCCATGAACCGCGGCGTCGAGATCGCCCCCGAGGTGGCCGACGACCCCCGGGCCGTGATCGTCGACCAGGTCCGCAACGGCGTCGCCGTGCGCATGGCCGTGCTGTTCCGCCTCCTCGGTGCCGAGGCCCGCCCGGTGGCCGAGGCCGCCGACCTGACCGGCCGGGCCGGGGCGGAGGGCGCCGCGCCCGACCCGCCCCGCACCGGGCGGTCCCCCCGCACCCCCGAGCCCGCCGAGGTCCCCCGTGGCTGA
- a CDS encoding GNAT family N-acetyltransferase: protein MTGAAPPPAGLSDPGHGLRLRAWGDEDAAALAAAWAVPDVRGASRAPADRSPEAAARWIAGAGTRAATGLAVDLAVCALDGDEPWGEVGVVRRRLRAPAEGGGPTREQVVWEVGWWVLPDRRGRGVATAAVRLLGTWAGPALGIGAWVARIAPDHVASQRVAAGAGLTRRGRFDAEHELWAGPLPPGPPPGGAPGRV from the coding sequence GTGACCGGGGCCGCCCCGCCCCCGGCGGGCCTCTCCGACCCCGGCCACGGCCTGCGCCTGCGGGCCTGGGGGGACGAGGACGCCGCGGCCCTGGCGGCGGCGTGGGCCGTGCCCGACGTCCGGGGGGCGTCGCGGGCGCCGGCCGACCGCTCGCCGGAGGCCGCGGCCCGCTGGATCGCAGGGGCCGGGACCCGGGCCGCGACCGGCCTGGCCGTCGACCTCGCCGTCTGCGCCCTCGACGGCGACGAGCCCTGGGGCGAGGTCGGCGTCGTCCGCCGGCGGCTGCGCGCCCCGGCCGAGGGCGGGGGCCCGACCCGGGAGCAGGTCGTGTGGGAGGTGGGGTGGTGGGTGCTGCCCGACCGGCGGGGCCGGGGCGTGGCCACCGCCGCGGTCCGCCTGCTGGGCACCTGGGCCGGCCCCGCCCTCGGCATCGGGGCCTGGGTGGCGCGCATCGCACCCGACCACGTGGCCTCGCAGCGGGTCGCGGCGGGCGCGGGCCTCACCCGCCGGGGCCGCTTCGACGCCGAGCACGAGCTGTGGGCCGGGCCCCTCCCGCCGGGGCCACCCCCTGGTGGGGCGCCAGGCCGGGTGTAG
- a CDS encoding dihydroorotase — MAESLVLKGGRVLDATGERTADVVVVDGRIAAVGADLDADRTLDAGGCVVAPGLVDLHAHLRQPGREEAETVESGSRCAALGGFTAVVAMPNTTPAIDSAAVVREVQDLGRTALCAVHPSGAITVDRAGEVLAPMGEMADLGVRLFTDDGTGVQDDLLMRRAMEYAVGLPHDVVLAQHCENGRLAAGGHMHEGEWSSRLGIAGQPHAAEEAMVARDIALARLTGARIHMQHMSTAGSVAMIAEARASGLAVSAEATPHHMLLTHAECASFDPVFKVNPPLRTAADVDAVRAGVVAGTLDVIATDHAPHTQDTKDEPFDQAPPGMLGLEFALGVALAVLDLPLAEVLARMSWRPAAVVGLEDQGGPVEAGRPANLCVIDPAASWTVEPGATASRSRNIPYVGRTLTGRVRHTISAGEPVVVDGAAQR; from the coding sequence GTGGCTGAGTCCCTGGTCCTGAAGGGCGGGCGGGTGCTCGACGCCACCGGCGAGCGCACCGCCGACGTCGTCGTGGTCGACGGCCGCATCGCCGCGGTCGGTGCCGACCTCGACGCCGACCGCACCCTCGACGCCGGCGGCTGCGTCGTCGCCCCCGGCCTGGTCGACCTGCACGCCCACCTGCGCCAGCCGGGCAGGGAGGAGGCCGAGACCGTCGAGTCCGGCAGCCGGTGTGCGGCGCTGGGCGGCTTCACCGCAGTCGTGGCCATGCCCAACACCACCCCGGCCATCGACTCCGCCGCGGTGGTGCGCGAGGTGCAGGACCTGGGCCGCACCGCCCTCTGCGCCGTGCACCCGTCGGGGGCCATCACCGTCGACCGGGCCGGGGAGGTCCTCGCCCCCATGGGCGAGATGGCCGACCTCGGGGTCCGCCTCTTCACCGACGACGGCACCGGCGTGCAGGACGACCTGCTCATGCGCCGGGCCATGGAGTACGCGGTGGGCCTGCCCCACGACGTGGTCCTGGCCCAGCACTGCGAGAACGGCCGCCTGGCCGCCGGCGGGCACATGCACGAGGGGGAGTGGTCGTCGCGCCTCGGCATCGCCGGCCAGCCCCACGCGGCCGAGGAGGCCATGGTCGCCCGCGACATCGCCCTGGCCCGCCTCACCGGGGCACGCATCCACATGCAGCACATGTCCACCGCCGGCTCGGTGGCCATGATCGCCGAGGCCCGGGCCTCCGGCCTGGCCGTGAGCGCCGAGGCCACCCCCCACCACATGCTGCTGACCCACGCCGAGTGCGCCTCCTTCGACCCCGTGTTCAAGGTCAACCCGCCGCTGCGCACCGCCGCGGACGTCGACGCGGTGCGGGCCGGCGTGGTGGCCGGGACCCTCGACGTCATCGCCACCGACCACGCCCCCCACACCCAGGACACCAAGGACGAGCCCTTCGACCAGGCCCCGCCGGGGATGCTGGGCCTGGAGTTCGCCCTGGGCGTGGCCCTGGCGGTGCTCGACCTGCCCCTCGCCGAGGTGCTGGCCCGCATGTCGTGGCGCCCCGCCGCCGTGGTCGGCCTCGAGGACCAGGGCGGGCCGGTCGAGGCCGGTCGCCCGGCCAACCTGTGCGTGATCGACCCGGCCGCCTCCTGGACCGTCGAGCCCGGCGCCACCGCCAGCCGCAGCCGCAACATCCCCTACGTCGGCCGCACCCTCACCGGCCGGGTCCGCCACACGATCAGCGCCGGCGAGCCCGTCGTCGTCGACGGCGCCGCCCAGCGCTGA
- the carB gene encoding carbamoyl-phosphate synthase large subunit yields MPKRTDISSILLIGSGPIVIGQACEFDYSGTQACRVLREEGYRVILANSNPATIMTDPDFADATYVEPLDLEVLTEIIAQERPDAVLPTLGGQTALNLAMDLFEAGIVGVPGTPELIGANAEAIATAEDRQAFKAAMTGIGLLVPASGIAGPPPELKGAPKAQRVAAGMEAARSVIADIGLPVVIRPAYILGGKGTGIASTPEEFERVARNGLDASPINEILIESSIAGWKEYELEVMRDRADNCVIICSIENLDPMGVHTGDSITVAPAQTLSDVEYQAMRDAAFACIRRVGVETGGSNVQFAIDPSNGDMVVIEMNPRVSRSSALASKATGFPIAKIAARLAVGYTLDEIPNDITRKTPASFEPVIDYVVTKVPRWAFEKFPGQSATLGTQMQSVGEAMAIGRTFPESLQKALRSLEQGRLGLNCDPAEGALDAMDTDALLAAASVGTPDRPFQLEAALRRGLSVDEVAEATKVDPWFLDQMSMITEERDHLAGVGLAGMDRAAWRRAKRLGFGDAQLAWLWGVPEADVRAARQAAGVHPTYKTVDTCAAEFAAETPYHYSTWEDTDEVVAGDRPKVVILGSGPNRIGQGIEFDYCCVHASFALRDAGFETIMVNCNPETVSTDYDTSDRLYFEPLTTEDVDSIIRTEAALGGDGDLRGVIVSLGGQTPLKLAGDLDPDLVLGTPPASIDLAEDRDRWNALCDELGIPQPPGGTAASVDEALAIAGRIGYPVLVRPSYVLGGRAMEIVYDDDQLRRAMAELSGFGSLGREGGLSADRPVLVDRFLEDATEVDVDALRDHTGEIVIGAVMEHVEEAGVHSGDSACAIPPYSLGADTVLAIEEHTRRIADALGVVGLINVQFAVRTEPDPDGGPDRFDVYVIEANPRASRTVPFVAKATGVPLVKVAARLMVGATLAEVRDEGLLRPPVTGHVAVKEAVLPFNRFPDADRVLGPEMRSTGEVMGIDETFGLAFAKSQMAAGDTLPTEGCVFISLADRDKAHGAVAARQLVDMGFTIAATSGTAAHLEAAGVPVAETLGKLGQDEGRTAVDLIREGTCTLVVNSPRGRGPRADGDYIRREAGVAGIPILTTAAAARAAAEGMGDRRTHPLRVRSLQAIHADGTRDE; encoded by the coding sequence ATGCCCAAGCGCACCGACATCTCCTCGATCCTGCTGATCGGGTCGGGGCCGATCGTGATCGGCCAGGCCTGCGAGTTCGACTACTCCGGCACCCAGGCCTGCCGGGTCCTCCGGGAGGAGGGCTACCGGGTGATCCTGGCCAACTCGAACCCGGCCACGATCATGACCGACCCGGACTTCGCCGACGCCACCTACGTCGAGCCCCTCGACCTCGAGGTCCTCACCGAGATCATCGCCCAGGAGCGGCCCGACGCGGTGCTGCCCACCCTCGGCGGCCAGACCGCGCTCAACCTGGCCATGGACCTCTTCGAGGCCGGCATCGTCGGCGTGCCCGGGACCCCTGAGCTCATCGGGGCCAACGCCGAGGCCATCGCCACCGCCGAGGACCGCCAGGCCTTCAAGGCGGCCATGACCGGCATCGGGCTCTTGGTCCCGGCCTCGGGCATCGCCGGGCCCCCGCCCGAGCTCAAGGGCGCCCCCAAGGCCCAGCGGGTGGCCGCGGGGATGGAGGCGGCCCGATCGGTCATCGCCGACATCGGCCTGCCCGTGGTGATCCGCCCCGCCTACATCCTGGGCGGCAAGGGCACCGGCATCGCCTCCACGCCCGAGGAGTTCGAGCGGGTCGCCCGCAACGGCCTCGACGCCAGCCCCATCAACGAGATCCTGATCGAGTCCTCCATCGCCGGGTGGAAGGAGTACGAGCTCGAGGTCATGCGGGACCGGGCCGACAACTGCGTGATCATCTGCTCGATCGAGAACCTCGACCCCATGGGGGTCCACACCGGCGACTCCATCACCGTGGCCCCGGCCCAGACCCTCTCCGACGTCGAGTACCAGGCCATGCGCGACGCCGCCTTCGCCTGCATCCGCCGGGTGGGCGTGGAGACCGGCGGGTCCAACGTGCAGTTCGCCATCGACCCCTCGAACGGCGACATGGTCGTCATCGAGATGAACCCCCGGGTCAGCCGGTCCTCGGCCCTGGCCTCGAAGGCCACCGGCTTCCCCATCGCCAAGATCGCGGCCCGCCTGGCGGTGGGCTACACGCTCGACGAGATCCCCAACGACATCACCCGCAAGACCCCGGCCAGCTTCGAGCCGGTCATCGACTACGTCGTCACCAAGGTGCCCCGGTGGGCGTTCGAGAAGTTCCCGGGCCAGTCCGCCACCCTCGGCACCCAGATGCAGTCGGTGGGCGAGGCCATGGCCATCGGCCGGACGTTCCCCGAGTCGCTCCAGAAGGCGCTGCGCTCCCTCGAGCAGGGCCGCCTGGGCCTCAACTGCGACCCGGCCGAGGGCGCCCTCGACGCCATGGACACCGACGCCCTCCTCGCCGCCGCGTCGGTGGGCACCCCGGACCGGCCCTTCCAGCTGGAGGCCGCCCTGCGCCGCGGGCTGAGCGTCGACGAGGTGGCCGAGGCCACCAAGGTCGACCCCTGGTTCCTCGACCAGATGTCGATGATCACCGAGGAGCGCGACCACCTCGCCGGCGTCGGCCTGGCGGGCATGGACCGCGCCGCCTGGCGGCGGGCCAAGCGCCTCGGCTTCGGCGACGCCCAGCTGGCCTGGCTCTGGGGCGTGCCCGAGGCCGACGTGCGGGCGGCCCGCCAGGCCGCCGGCGTCCACCCGACCTACAAGACCGTCGACACCTGCGCGGCCGAGTTCGCGGCGGAGACGCCGTACCACTACTCGACCTGGGAGGACACCGACGAGGTCGTGGCCGGCGACCGGCCCAAGGTGGTGATCCTCGGCTCCGGGCCCAACCGCATCGGCCAGGGCATCGAGTTCGACTACTGCTGCGTCCACGCCAGCTTCGCCCTGCGCGACGCCGGCTTCGAGACGATCATGGTCAACTGCAACCCGGAGACCGTCTCCACCGACTACGACACCTCGGACCGGCTCTACTTCGAGCCCCTCACCACCGAGGACGTCGACTCCATCATCCGCACCGAGGCGGCGCTGGGCGGCGACGGCGACCTCCGGGGCGTGATCGTCAGCCTCGGCGGCCAGACCCCGCTCAAGCTGGCCGGCGACCTCGACCCCGACCTGGTGCTCGGCACCCCGCCGGCGTCCATCGACCTGGCCGAGGACCGCGACCGCTGGAACGCGCTGTGCGACGAGCTGGGGATCCCCCAGCCCCCGGGCGGCACCGCGGCCAGCGTCGACGAGGCCCTGGCCATCGCCGGGCGCATCGGGTACCCGGTCCTCGTCCGCCCCAGCTACGTGCTCGGCGGCCGGGCCATGGAGATCGTCTACGACGACGACCAGCTGCGGCGGGCCATGGCCGAGCTCTCCGGCTTCGGCTCCCTCGGCCGGGAGGGCGGCCTGTCGGCCGACCGCCCGGTGCTCGTCGACCGCTTCCTGGAGGACGCCACCGAGGTCGACGTCGACGCCCTGCGCGACCACACCGGCGAGATCGTCATCGGGGCGGTCATGGAGCACGTCGAGGAGGCGGGGGTCCACTCCGGCGACTCGGCCTGCGCGATCCCGCCCTACTCCCTCGGGGCCGACACCGTGCTCGCCATCGAGGAGCACACCCGCCGCATCGCCGACGCCCTCGGCGTGGTGGGCCTCATCAACGTGCAGTTCGCGGTGCGCACCGAGCCCGACCCCGACGGGGGCCCGGACCGCTTCGACGTCTACGTCATCGAGGCCAACCCCCGCGCCAGCCGCACCGTGCCCTTCGTGGCCAAGGCCACGGGCGTGCCCCTGGTGAAGGTGGCGGCCCGCCTCATGGTCGGCGCCACCCTCGCCGAGGTGCGCGACGAGGGGCTGCTGCGCCCGCCGGTCACCGGCCACGTGGCCGTGAAGGAGGCGGTGCTGCCCTTCAACCGCTTCCCCGACGCCGACCGGGTGCTGGGCCCGGAGATGCGCTCCACCGGCGAGGTCATGGGCATCGACGAGACCTTCGGGCTGGCCTTCGCCAAGAGCCAGATGGCCGCGGGCGACACCCTCCCGACCGAGGGGTGCGTCTTCATCTCGCTGGCCGACCGGGACAAGGCCCACGGCGCGGTGGCGGCCCGCCAGCTCGTCGACATGGGCTTCACCATCGCCGCCACCTCCGGCACCGCGGCCCACCTGGAGGCCGCGGGCGTCCCCGTGGCCGAGACGCTGGGCAAGCTGGGCCAGGACGAGGGCCGCACCGCGGTCGACCTCATCCGGGAGGGGACCTGCACCCTGGTGGTCAACAGCCCCCGGGGCCGCGGCCCCCGCGCCGACGGCGACTACATCCGCCGGGAGGCCGGCGTGGCCGGCATCCCCATCCTCACCACCGCGGCGGCGGCCCGGGCCGCGGCCGAGGGCATGGGCGACCGGCGCACCCACCCGCTGCGCGTCCGGTCGCTGCAGGCGATCCACGCCGACGGGACCCGCGACGAGTGA
- a CDS encoding alanyl-tRNA editing protein, whose translation MATELLYLRDAELHAFDAEVTAVDDEGRRLALDRTAFYPTGGGQPHDTGTLAGLDVTSVRKEGDDVWHAVGEGALPAVGERVWGGIDWERRHALMRTHTALHILCGVIWNEWGVPVTGGNMEPLSARMDFAFDPLPEGFGARVEELVNAEVAADRPIEVSFLPRDVAVEDEDLIRTKVSLIPESVPEIRVVDIVGLDKQADGGTHVPSTGEVGRVRVVKTESKGKGNKRIRLEITD comes from the coding sequence ATGGCCACCGAGCTGCTGTACCTGCGCGACGCCGAGCTGCACGCGTTCGACGCCGAGGTCACCGCCGTCGACGACGAGGGCCGCCGCCTCGCCCTCGACCGCACCGCCTTCTACCCGACCGGCGGGGGCCAGCCCCACGACACCGGGACCCTGGCCGGCCTCGACGTGACCTCGGTGCGCAAGGAGGGCGACGACGTGTGGCACGCGGTCGGGGAGGGCGCCCTGCCCGCGGTGGGGGAGCGGGTGTGGGGCGGCATCGACTGGGAGCGGCGCCACGCCCTCATGCGCACCCACACCGCGCTGCACATCCTCTGCGGCGTGATCTGGAACGAGTGGGGCGTGCCCGTCACCGGTGGGAACATGGAACCGCTCTCGGCCCGCATGGACTTCGCCTTCGACCCGCTGCCGGAGGGCTTCGGGGCCCGGGTGGAGGAGCTGGTCAACGCCGAGGTGGCCGCCGACCGCCCCATCGAGGTGTCGTTCCTGCCGCGCGACGTGGCCGTGGAGGACGAGGACCTCATCCGCACCAAGGTGAGCCTCATCCCCGAGTCGGTCCCCGAGATCCGGGTGGTCGACATCGTCGGGCTCGACAAGCAGGCCGACGGCGGCACCCACGTGCCCTCCACCGGGGAGGTGGGGCGGGTCCGCGTGGTCAAGACCGAGTCCAAGGGCAAGGGCAACAAGCGCATCCGCCTGGAGATCACCGACTGA
- the nusB gene encoding transcription antitermination factor NusB, translated as MPDRPGGVGSRREARERALALLYEAETKDESGVEVLAAQPVAVEDHAADVVRGVTEHRDDLDATIGRHARGWTVERMPAVDRTVLRMAAYELLHRPDVPRNVAINEAVELAKRYSTDDSGRFVNGVLSAIASEAAARPEGSA; from the coding sequence GTGCCTGACCGTCCCGGCGGGGTCGGGTCCCGCCGCGAGGCCCGGGAACGGGCCCTCGCCCTCCTCTACGAGGCCGAGACCAAGGACGAGAGCGGCGTCGAGGTGCTGGCGGCCCAGCCGGTGGCGGTGGAGGACCACGCCGCCGACGTGGTGCGCGGCGTCACCGAGCACCGCGACGACCTCGACGCCACCATCGGGCGCCACGCCCGGGGGTGGACCGTCGAGCGCATGCCGGCCGTCGACCGCACCGTGCTGCGGATGGCCGCCTACGAGCTGCTCCACCGCCCCGACGTGCCCCGCAACGTGGCCATCAACGAGGCGGTGGAGCTGGCCAAGCGCTACTCCACCGACGACTCGGGCCGGTTCGTGAACGGCGTGCTCTCGGCGATCGCCTCGGAGGCCGCGGCCCGGCCCGAGGGGTCGGCCTAG
- the pyrR gene encoding bifunctional pyr operon transcriptional regulator/uracil phosphoribosyltransferase PyrR, protein MAERERRIAPPYGGVFVPRTRVLDADDVARAIWRMAHEVVERNHGLDEVLVVGLQTGGCWIAERLADALDSIEQVRPEVGVLDVAFYRDDIGIRPVLPEAVTDIPEDIDGRSIVLVDDVLFTGRTIRAALGALHDYGRPRSVQLAVMVDRGHRELPIRPDYVGKNLPTRRDEVVDVHPEGVDLGEMVK, encoded by the coding sequence GTGGCCGAGAGAGAGCGTCGCATCGCCCCGCCCTACGGCGGCGTCTTCGTCCCCCGCACCCGGGTGCTCGACGCCGACGACGTGGCCCGGGCCATCTGGCGCATGGCCCACGAGGTGGTGGAGCGCAACCACGGCCTCGACGAGGTCCTGGTCGTCGGCCTCCAGACCGGCGGGTGCTGGATCGCCGAGCGCCTGGCCGACGCCCTCGACTCCATCGAGCAGGTCCGCCCCGAGGTGGGTGTGCTCGACGTGGCCTTCTACCGCGACGACATCGGCATCCGCCCGGTGCTGCCCGAGGCCGTCACCGACATCCCCGAGGACATCGACGGCCGCAGCATCGTGCTCGTCGACGACGTGCTCTTCACCGGCCGCACCATCCGGGCCGCCCTGGGCGCGCTGCACGACTACGGCCGGCCCCGCTCGGTGCAGCTGGCGGTGATGGTCGACCGGGGCCACCGGGAGCTGCCGATCCGCCCCGACTACGTGGGCAAGAACCTCCCGACCCGCCGCGACGAGGTGGTCGACGTCCACCCCGAGGGCGTCGACCTGGGGGAGATGGTGAAGTGA
- the efp gene encoding elongation factor P, producing the protein MALTTSDIKNGMVLDLDGKLVQIVEFQHVKPGKGPAFVRSKVRNVRTGAVVEKTFRAGEKIERVMIDKREMQYLYRDGDDYVFMDNATYDQMHVSRTALGDAGSYLVEGSAAVLQMNGDEIVGTDLPAAVELTVSDTEPGIQGDRVSGATKPATLETGLVVNVPLFVNVGDRLRIDTRSGEYITRA; encoded by the coding sequence ATGGCCCTCACCACCAGCGACATCAAGAACGGCATGGTCCTCGACCTCGACGGCAAGCTCGTCCAGATCGTCGAGTTCCAGCACGTGAAGCCGGGCAAGGGCCCGGCCTTCGTCCGCTCCAAGGTCCGCAACGTGCGGACGGGGGCGGTGGTCGAGAAGACCTTCCGCGCCGGCGAGAAGATCGAGCGGGTCATGATCGACAAGCGGGAGATGCAGTACCTCTACCGCGACGGTGACGACTACGTGTTCATGGACAACGCCACCTACGACCAGATGCACGTGTCGCGCACCGCCCTGGGCGATGCCGGCAGCTACCTGGTCGAGGGCTCGGCCGCGGTGCTCCAGATGAACGGCGACGAGATCGTCGGCACCGACCTGCCCGCAGCGGTCGAGCTCACCGTCTCCGACACCGAGCCCGGCATCCAGGGCGACCGGGTCTCGGGCGCCACCAAGCCCGCCACCCTCGAGACGGGGCTGGTGGTCAACGTCCCGCTCTTCGTGAACGTGGGCGACCGCCTGCGCATCGACACCCGCTCCGGCGAGTACATCACCCGTGCCTGA